A stretch of DNA from Bacillota bacterium:
ACCCTCTCATCCCCGGAGGTGTACCTCACCCCGAGCCCACCCCCGAGGTTCACCTCTCGAACTGAGTAGCCCGTGGCCTTCTTCACTTCAGCGGCAAAGTCCATGACGATCGCAGCCGCCATCGCGAAGGGCTTCACGGACAGTATCTGCGAGCCGATGTGACAGTGCAGGCCCTCGAGGATCAGGAACTCGCTCGCGTGCGCCCTTTTCACGGCCGCCATGGCCTGGCCGTTCTCAATTCCCAGACCGAATTTCGAGTCGAGCTGCCCCGTGCGTATGTAGTCGTGAGTGTGAGCATCGATGCCGGGTGTGAGGCGGATCTGAACGTGTACCCTCCTCATGAACCTGCGCGCAACGTCCTCGATGAGGTCCAGCTCCGACAAGTTGTCCACCACGAATCTCAAAACACCTGCGCGGACGCCCATCTCAATCTCGTCAAGGGACTTGTTGTTTCCGTGAAAGAGGACGCGCGCGGGAGGAAACCCCGCCTGGAGCGCCGTGTACAGCTCGCCCCCTGACGCCACGTCCAGCCCCAAACCCTCCTGGTGGACGAGCCTGCACATGGCCAGCGTGGAAAACGCCTTGCTCGCGTATGCCACGAACGTATTCGGATACGCGCGGGCAAGCACCCCCGCCATCTCGCGGCACCTCGCCCGGATCTCGTCTTCATCCATGACGTACAACGGGGTGCCGAAGTCCTTCGCCAGCCGGTCACAAGCGCACCCGCCGATCTCCAGTCTTCCGTCGTCGGTGATCCTCATCGTCCCACGCAAATCCACTCGTTCTCCGCTCCCATTCGCACACAGGTTGAGTCGACGGGCCGTGGTTTTCTCCATAATAGCACGCACGCTGGGACGGGTCAAGAAAACGAGAAGCGGCCTCCGAGCGGGCGCGGCGAGAAGGATCAGAGCCTGAAGCACACCCCCTCCCACGATGCAAGCTTATGCTTGCGGCGCGCTCCTTGTTCCGACTCCTAGAGACAGTCCCATCGCCCGCAGCGGGAGCCCCACCTTGCGATGACTTCGCGGCCCATCTTGATGTTCACTACCTCACAGAGGTTGGGACAGCCCCTACACTCGAAGCTGGAGGCTGAGTAGTCCATGTCGAGAGCCTGGAGGCCGCGGAAACGAGACGGCTCGTTCCGGCACTCCATTTCCTCCATCGCCAACAAAGCGGCCCCGATGGCGCCCATTACGTTGTAGTGTTCTGGCACGGCCACAGCTGTCCCGAGGGCCTTCTCGAAAGCCGCTCTCATCCCTGCGTTCGCGGCGACCCCGCCCTGGAACACGACAGGTGGGCGGATGTCCTTGCCCTTCCCCACGTTGCTGAGGTAATTGCGCACCAGGGCTTCGCAAAGGCCGGCGACGATGTCTTCTATCCTGTGGCCCATCTGCTGCTTGTGAATCATGTCCGACTCCGCGAACACAGCGCACCTTCCCGCTATCCTTACGGGTGTCTTTGACGTGAGAGCGAGCTCCCCGAACCTCTCGATGGGCACCCCGAGCCTCGCAGCCTGCTGGTCCAGGAACGAGCCTGTGCCGGCCGCGCACACCGTGTTCATGGCGAAGTCGAGCACCATGCCGTCGCGCAAGATGATGATCTTGGAATCCTGCCCTCCGATCTCGATGACCGTGCGCACCTCCGGGACGAACCGTGCGGAGGCGACCGCGTGCGCCGTTATCTCGTTCTTGACGCAATCAGCCCCCAGGATCACCGCCGCAAGCCTCCTGCCGCTCCCCGTGGTCCCGACACCCGCGACGTCCACACCCGAGAACGCCGTGGCCAGCATTCTCATTCCTCTCTGAATGACCGCGATGGGCTCTCCCCTGGTACGGAGGTACAGTTTCTCGATCACTTCACCCTCTTCGCTCAGGAGGACAAGGTTCGTGCTGACCGATCCGACGTCGACTCCCAGGTACGCCTTTCGTGCCACGAGCGAACTCACCTCCCCACCATGGCTCACATGGCGTCACGCCGGCTCCGCGATCTCTCGACGAGATCC
This window harbors:
- the lysA gene encoding diaminopimelate decarboxylase, whose protein sequence is MDLRGTMRITDDGRLEIGGCACDRLAKDFGTPLYVMDEDEIRARCREMAGVLARAYPNTFVAYASKAFSTLAMCRLVHQEGLGLDVASGGELYTALQAGFPPARVLFHGNNKSLDEIEMGVRAGVLRFVVDNLSELDLIEDVARRFMRRVHVQIRLTPGIDAHTHDYIRTGQLDSKFGLGIENGQAMAAVKRAHASEFLILEGLHCHIGSQILSVKPFAMAAAIVMDFAAEVKKATGYSVREVNLGGGLGVRYTSGDERVPLGKYASVISKVVREKCLAHGLEPPRLMVEPGRYIVGEAGTTLYTVGSVKEIPGVRKYVTVDGGLADNPRVALYKACYEAVSVTRPLSPPEERVSIAGRHCESGDMLIRDIFLPRLKTGDILAVLSTGAYNYSMSSNYNRYPRPAVVFVRAGVADVVVAREAYQDVAARDRIPARLELADDASPYLSSVGTA
- a CDS encoding acyl-CoA dehydratase activase is translated as MARKAYLGVDVGSVSTNLVLLSEEGEVIEKLYLRTRGEPIAVIQRGMRMLATAFSGVDVAGVGTTGSGRRLAAVILGADCVKNEITAHAVASARFVPEVRTVIEIGGQDSKIIILRDGMVLDFAMNTVCAAGTGSFLDQQAARLGVPIERFGELALTSKTPVRIAGRCAVFAESDMIHKQQMGHRIEDIVAGLCEALVRNYLSNVGKGKDIRPPVVFQGGVAANAGMRAAFEKALGTAVAVPEHYNVMGAIGAALLAMEEMECRNEPSRFRGLQALDMDYSASSFECRGCPNLCEVVNIKMGREVIARWGSRCGRWDCL